In Eupeodes corollae chromosome 3, idEupCoro1.1, whole genome shotgun sequence, a single genomic region encodes these proteins:
- the LOC129951407 gene encoding odorant receptor 22c-like isoform X2, with product MAPKLLQFICSDSFEVSFCRVTRWILRFLGFWPLDSLNRLIIINIIFNLILLITACIGELRFAWFIREEPLKALDAFCPCLTKTVTWMKLVTFFIYRKDLSIILKSLFEHCKTDTNNLTKRTMISKTSFNTSIWCLLLYINAFIVSFLYSLKPLLVWSYHFYVTGHRGNWVALPFQAALPYKDMTQINNKAWYSIIYCILAHSGTITVFGITGCDGTLFCFCMYISISYQCLQEDFKTFFNKHMSRDLKAVRNDVLYNELTELVKRQQNIMEIFKSFNRIFKFMIFIHFGSIPGISKLIYLNYAFGTAIQLFTFCYGAERVNQNCLQLSEALYFCDWYKSNQRVKLLILFVLRNSQKGSPLEAPFFSPSLILFSSIIQKSVSYLTILQTFL from the exons atggCTCCTAAACTTCTCCAATTCATTTGTTCGGATTCATTTGAGGTATCATTTTGTCGTGTAACCAGATGGATTCTACGATTTCTTGGCTTCTGGCCTTTGGACTCATTGAACCGTTTAATCATAATcaatatcattttcaatttaatacttttaataaCGGCTTGTATTGGAGAGCTTCGATTTGCTTGGTTTATTCGAGAAGAACCACTTAAAGCTCTTGATGCCTTTTGTCCGTGTCTTACAAAAACCGTAACCTGGATGAAAttagttactttttttatttatcgaaAGGATCTGagcattattttgaaaagtctCTTCGAACATTGCAAGACAG ATACAAATAACTTAACAAAAAGGACTATGATTTctaaaacttcttttaatacaTCAATTTGGTGTCTGCTTCTTTATATAAATGCCTTCATTGTAAGCTTCTTGTATTCGCTGAAACCTCTTTTAGTATGGAGTTATCACTTTTATGTAACAGGACATAGAGGAAATTGGGTTGCGTTACCATTTCAAGCTGC TTTACCCTATAAAGACATGACTCAGATCAACAATAAAGCCTGGTATTCGATTATCTACTGTATCCTGGCACATTCAGGAACTATTACAGTATTCGGAATAACTGGCTGTGATGGAACCTTATTCTGCTTCTGCATGTACATTTCGATTTCGTATCAATGTCTTCAAGAAGACTTCAAAACCTTTTTCAACAAGCATATGTCAAGAG ATTTGAAAGCTGTAAGAAATGATGTGCTCTATAATGAATTAACAGAGCTTGTAAAACGACAGCAAAATATTATGGAGATATTTAAAAGCTTCAATCGAATTTTCAAGTTCatgattttcattcattttggaTCG attCCTGGAATAtcgaaattgatttatttaaattatgccTTTGGTACAGCAATACAATTGTTTACGTTTTGCTATGGAGCTGaaagggttaatcaaaat tgTTTACAGTTATCTGAAGCTTTGTATTTTTGTGATTGGTATAAAAGTAATCAGAGGGTCAAATTAttgatactttttgttttgagaaattcTCAAAAAGGAAGTCCATTGGAAGCACCATTTTTCTCACCGTCCTTAATTCTTTTCTCTTCG atcatCCAAAAATCTGTGTCTTATTTAACAATActacaaacttttttataa
- the LOC129951407 gene encoding odorant receptor 22c-like isoform X1 → MAPKLLQFICSDSFEVSFCRVTRWILRFLGFWPLDSLNRLIIINIIFNLILLITACIGELRFAWFIREEPLKALDAFCPCLTKTVTWMKLVTFFIYRKDLSIILKSLFEHCKTDTNNLTKRTMISKTSFNTSIWCLLLYINAFIVSFLYSLKPLLVWSYHFYVTGHRGNWVALPFQAALPYKDMTQINNKAWYSIIYCILAHSGTITVFGITGCDGTLFCFCMYISISYQCLQEDFKTFFNKHMSRDLKAVRNDVLYNELTELVKRQQNIMEIFKSFNRIFKFMIFIHFGSASIILAIVLVNFLLIPGISKLIYLNYAFGTAIQLFTFCYGAERVNQNCLQLSEALYFCDWYKSNQRVKLLILFVLRNSQKGSPLEAPFFSPSLILFSSIIQKSVSYLTILQTFL, encoded by the exons atggCTCCTAAACTTCTCCAATTCATTTGTTCGGATTCATTTGAGGTATCATTTTGTCGTGTAACCAGATGGATTCTACGATTTCTTGGCTTCTGGCCTTTGGACTCATTGAACCGTTTAATCATAATcaatatcattttcaatttaatacttttaataaCGGCTTGTATTGGAGAGCTTCGATTTGCTTGGTTTATTCGAGAAGAACCACTTAAAGCTCTTGATGCCTTTTGTCCGTGTCTTACAAAAACCGTAACCTGGATGAAAttagttactttttttatttatcgaaAGGATCTGagcattattttgaaaagtctCTTCGAACATTGCAAGACAG ATACAAATAACTTAACAAAAAGGACTATGATTTctaaaacttcttttaatacaTCAATTTGGTGTCTGCTTCTTTATATAAATGCCTTCATTGTAAGCTTCTTGTATTCGCTGAAACCTCTTTTAGTATGGAGTTATCACTTTTATGTAACAGGACATAGAGGAAATTGGGTTGCGTTACCATTTCAAGCTGC TTTACCCTATAAAGACATGACTCAGATCAACAATAAAGCCTGGTATTCGATTATCTACTGTATCCTGGCACATTCAGGAACTATTACAGTATTCGGAATAACTGGCTGTGATGGAACCTTATTCTGCTTCTGCATGTACATTTCGATTTCGTATCAATGTCTTCAAGAAGACTTCAAAACCTTTTTCAACAAGCATATGTCAAGAG ATTTGAAAGCTGTAAGAAATGATGTGCTCTATAATGAATTAACAGAGCTTGTAAAACGACAGCAAAATATTATGGAGATATTTAAAAGCTTCAATCGAATTTTCAAGTTCatgattttcattcattttggaTCGGCAAGTATCATTTTGGCAATTGTTTTGGTCAATTTTCTATTG attCCTGGAATAtcgaaattgatttatttaaattatgccTTTGGTACAGCAATACAATTGTTTACGTTTTGCTATGGAGCTGaaagggttaatcaaaat tgTTTACAGTTATCTGAAGCTTTGTATTTTTGTGATTGGTATAAAAGTAATCAGAGGGTCAAATTAttgatactttttgttttgagaaattcTCAAAAAGGAAGTCCATTGGAAGCACCATTTTTCTCACCGTCCTTAATTCTTTTCTCTTCG atcatCCAAAAATCTGTGTCTTATTTAACAATActacaaacttttttataa